One part of the Anguilla anguilla isolate fAngAng1 chromosome 11, fAngAng1.pri, whole genome shotgun sequence genome encodes these proteins:
- the zgc:113278 gene encoding translocating chain-associated membrane protein 1-like 1, which translates to MGFRKKNKSPPVLSHEFVIQNHADMVSCVAMVILLGLMFEVTAKFAIMFITVQYNVTHTFDDRPESGNFYQYGPKDMATVFFYVLIAIILHALIQEYVLDKINRRLHLSKTKHSKFNESGQLAAFYLFSFIWGSSILTGEEFATNPTFLWEGYPHNHMVFQVKFFYICQIAYWIHALPELYFQKVRKEDIPRQLYYICLYIFHIAGAYVLNLHRLGLILLVPHYLVELLFHASRLFYFSDENKQKGFTLWALLFVIARLLTLTLSVLTFGFGLSRTENQGFSIADGNFNVLTIRFSCLAAICLTQAWMMWKFINFQLKKWREHSQIQATKKRVISPKSKPSKKDSTRGSAANGVMKSDDRTSPRARKPKAS; encoded by the exons ATGGGTTTCCGAAAGAAGAACAAGAGCCCACCGGTACTGAGCCACGAGTTCGTGATCCAGAATCACGCGGATATGGTTTCGTGCGTTGCCATGGTCATTCTGCTGGGACTGATGTTCGAG gtAACAGCAAAGTTTGCTATCATGTTTATCACGGTCCAATACAATGTAACTCATACATTTG ATGACAGGCCTGAATCGGGAAACTTTTACCAATATGGACCAAAAGACATGGCAACTGTGTTCTTCTATGTGCTGATTGCCATTATACTCCACGCCTTGATCCAAGAATACGTTCTTGAT AAAATCAATCGACGGCTGCATCTTTCAAAAACCAAGCACAGCAAATTTAATGAGTCTGGCCAGCTTGCTGCCTTCTACTTATTCTCCTTCATCTGGGGCAGTAGCATCCTGACAGGG GAGGAATTTGCAACAAATCCTACGTTCTTATGGGAGGGCTATCCTCATAACCACATGGT TTTTCAGGTGAAATTCTTCTACATTTGCCAGATTGCCTACTGGATCCATGCCCTGCCAGagctttattttcagaaagtgcGAAAG GAGGATATCCCTCGTCAGCTGTACTATATTTGCCTTTACATTTTCCACATTGCTGGAGCCTATGTCTTAAA CCTTCACCGTCTGGGCCTCATCCTGCTGGTGCCGCACTACCTGGTGGAGCTGCTGTTCCACGCGTCGCGGCTCTTCTACTTCAGCGATGAGAATAAGCAGAAAGG GTTTACGCTGTGGGCACTGCTCTTCGTCATCGCTCGcctcctcaccctcaccctctctgtccTCACCTTTGGCTTCGGCTTGTCCCGTACGGAAAACCAGGGGTTCTCCATCGCTGATGGAAACTTCAATGTCCTGACTATCAG GTTCAGCTGCCTGGCTGCCATCTGTCTCACACAAGCGTGGATGATGTGGAAGTTCATCAATTTCCAATTGAAGAAGTGGAGGGAGCACAGCCAGATCCAGGCCACCAAAAAGAGAGTCATCAGCCCAAAGAGCAAGCCCTCCAAAAAAGACTCAACCAGAG gaaGTGCCGCCAATGGAGTCATGAAATCAGATGACAGAACTTCACCTCGTGCACGAAAACCAAAAGCCTCGTAG